The following proteins are co-located in the Apium graveolens cultivar Ventura chromosome 5, ASM990537v1, whole genome shotgun sequence genome:
- the LOC141660030 gene encoding uncharacterized protein LOC141660030: MKNLLDGIVSENQSAFIPGRLISDNIMVSYEVMHCLKRKRRGNEGYMAMKIDMSKAYDRIEWRNLQAILLKMGFHMRWVERIIANEEEARSFISILENYELASRQQVNKSKSSVFFSSNIGEERRHYICQVLQMTEAGEDCIYLGLPNMMGRSKSATLGFLKGKVKKQIDIWDGRHISQGGREIPVMGVAQTLPTYAMSVFML, encoded by the exons ATGAAGAATTTATTGGATGGTATTGTTTCAGAAAATCAGAGTGCTTTTATCCCGGGAAGACTCATATCGGACAACATTATGGTCTCGTATGAGGTCATGCATTGtttgaaaaggaaaagaagaGGTAATGAGGGTTATATGGCCATGAAAATTGATATGAGCAAAGCTTATGATCGAATTGAGTGGAGAAATCTTCAAGCTATTCTTCTGAAAATGGGTTTTCACATGAGATGGGTGGAGCGGATTAT AGCTAATGAGGAAGAGGCAAGGAGCTTCATTTCAATTTTAGAAAACTATGAATTGGCGTCGAGGCAGCAAGTCAACAAATCAAAATCTTCTGTATTCTTTAGTTCTAATATTGGAGAGGAAAGGAGACATTATATATGCCAAGTCCTTCAAATGACTGAGGCAGGTGAAGATTGCATATATTTAGGTTTGCCTAATATGATGGGGAGAAGTAAATCTGCAACTTTGGGTTTTTTGAAGGGGAAGGTTAAAAAGCAAATTGATATTTGGGATGGCAGACATATTTCTCAAGGTGGCAGAGAGATTCCGGTGATGGGTGTGGCCCAGACATTACCTACCTATGCTATGAGCGTTTTTATGCTCTAA
- the LOC141660029 gene encoding uncharacterized protein LOC141660029, which translates to MNIVGRQFTWEKGASTDEFMEVRLDRAMNTNLWLQTFPVAKLYNLDGSEIIESDHCPIFFVPQQVHKLISPPHFRFENEWLLDLMCKVIVKDGWVDDSGLNIQQKIKNCSDRLMIWGKEITGGPYLDTCTKSIRARRPPPSAMNDPDLEMRKYKGEQDADSQAKFNEARKNMALVLNQREVFWRQRSKQLWLQSGDQNSRYFHASASTRRKNNQIHRLQNEDGQWVDWENGMTELISNYFPSLFNSVDAHWEDIIQCIPSTITSEQNEYLLREIIVKEVKDALFQMHLDKSPGPDGMTPAFFKSTSQLWELIL; encoded by the exons ATGAATATAGTTGGCCGTCAATTCACTTGGGAAAAAGGAGCGAGTACAGATGAATTTATGGAGGTTCGTTTGGACAGGGCCATGAATACTAATTTGTGGTTGCAAACCTTTCCAGTGGCTAAGCTCTACAATTTGGATGGGTCTGAAATAATTGAATCAGATCACTGTCCTATTTTTTTTGTTCCTCAACAGGTTCATAAACTAATTTCTCCTCCCCAttttcgatttgaaaatgaatgGTTGTTGGACCTTATGTGTAAAGTGATTGTAAAGGATGGCTGGGTTGATGACAGTGGGTTAAACATTCAGCAAAAGATTAAGAATTGTAGCGACAGGTTGATGATATGGGGGAAAGAGATCACGG GCGGTCCTTACCTAGACACATGTACGAAATCCATCCGAGCCAGGCGTCCTCCGCCCTCAGCAATGAACGATCCTGATCTAGAGATGCGTAAGTATAAGGGGGAGCAAGATGCAGACTCTCAAGCTAAGTTCaatgaagctaggaaaaatatGGCCTTAGTCCTTAACCAGAGAGAGGTTTTCTGGCGTCAAAGAAGTAAGCAACTCTGGCTTCAAAGTGGAGATCAAAATAGTCGATATTTTCATGCATCTGCAAGTACAAGGAGAAAAAATAATCAAATTCACAGATTGCAGAATGAAGATGGACAGTGGGTGGATTGGGAGAATGGAATGACAGAGCTTATTTCGAATTATTTCCCTTCGTTATTTAACAGCGTGGACGCTCACTGGGAGGATATAATTCAATGTATTCCTTCAACTATCACTAGTGAGCAGAATGAGTATTTATTGAGGGAAATAATAGTGAAGGAAGTAAAGGATGCTCTTTTTCAAATGCACCTGGACAAATCACCGGGACCGGATGGCATGACACCTGCTTTTTTCAAAAGCACTAGTCAATTGTGGGAGCTGATATTGTAG